A segment of the Triticum urartu cultivar G1812 chromosome 1, Tu2.1, whole genome shotgun sequence genome:
ACACTTTATCCGACAGGCACTTCAGCAAAGCTTCACTTCAGCTTCAGAGTTCAAGCATCCTCGTCCATGCCGTCCTCGTCCCCGTCCTCCATGACCCTCATCTTCTTCACGGCCTtggccgcctcgccgccgccgccgccgccgagggcGCCGTTGGGCACCTGGATGAGGATGTCGGACCTCTGCCCCGTCTCGGCGTTCACCAGCCCGCCGCTGCGGTCCACCCGGTAGGCCAGCTCGTCCTTGTCGGCGGCGTCGATGTACACAGTGCAGTTCTCGTCGATCTCCTCCTGGATCAGCATCTTGGACAGCTGCGTCACCACCCTCTTCTCGATCCACCTCCTGATCGGCCGAGCGCCATACACCTGCAACAACAAGCCGGGCGAACAGAATCAGAGTCAGCGTCCGAGTCCAAAGAAGGTGAAGAAATTCAGAAACTTCGTAAGGATGCGGTCACGTACTGGATCGTAGGCCAGCGACAGGATGACGTCCAGCGCGGCGTCGGTGACGGCCAGTGCGACGCCGCGCTCGGCGAGCCGGACGGCCACGTCCTTCATCTGCAGGCGAGCGACCTTCCTCAGCTGCTCGTGGGACAGCGGGTCGAAGATCACGATCTCGTCCAGCCGGTTCAGCAGCTCCGGCCTGAAGTGCCTCCTCACCTGCACACACACATAAGCCACACGGAATTCAGCATCACATTGCAGATCAGAGTTTCTGTGATGGAGATTGAACTGATCCATACATACATACCTCCTGCATGACGAGGTCGCGGGCGACCTTCATGGAGTTCTTGCCCACCATCCcggcgaggaggtgctcggcGCCGAGGTTGGAGGTCATGATGATCACGGTGTTCCGGAAGTCCACCGTCCGGCCTTGCCCGTCGGTCAGCCGGCCGTCGTCCAGCACCTGGAGGAGCGTGTTGAACACCGCCACGTGCGCCTTCTCCACCTCGTCGAACAGGATCACGCTGTACGGCCTCCTCCTCACCTGCTCCGTCAGCTGCCCGCCCTCCTCGTGTCCGACATAGCTGCATTCAGAAGAACAATTTAACCAGCACCCAAATTCAGTCTCTGTTTACAGCTAAAAGAATGCAGCAATGGACAAATTTTAGTAGAAATCATCAGTGGCTGCTCAGTGTGCTTACCCTGGTGGCGCGCCGATGAGGCGAGCGACGGAGTGCTGCTCCATGTACTCGGACATGTCGATGCGGACGAGCAGGTTCTCGTCGTCGAACAGCTGCTCGGCGAGGGCCTTGGCGAGCTCTGTCTTGCCCACGCCGGTCGGGCCCAGGAAGAGGAACGACCCGGTGGGCTGCTGCGGCCGCCCAAGCCCCGCCCTGGACCTCAGCACCGCCTCGGCGACGGCGTTCACGGCCTCCGTCTGCCCGACCACCCTCGTGTGCAGCCTGTCCGCCATGCCGACCAGGCGCTCCTTGTCGTTCTGCCCGAGCCGGGTCACCGGGATGCCGGTCCACCGGCTCACCACCTCCGCGATCTGCTCGGGGCCGACGGTCTCGGTGAGCATCAGGTTCTCGCCGGTCTCGCCCTCCAGCTTCGCAATGGcggcgtcgatctcctggagggcgccGTACTTGAGGTCGGCGACGCGTGCCAGGTCCATGCGCCGCTCGGCCTCCTGCAGCGTGAACTGCAGCTCCTCCCGCCGCTGCTTCAGCTTCCGGATCTCGTCGATCCGCTCCTTCTCCTTCCTGTACTTCATGGTCAGCGGCTGCAGCTTGTCCCTCAGGTCGTCCAGCTCCTTCCTCACCTCCACCAGCCGGGCCTTGCTGGCCTTGTCCTTCTCCTTCTCCAGCGCGTGCAGCTCCACCTCCAGCTGAATCCGCTTCCGCTCCAGATTGTCGATCTCCTCCGGCTGGCTGTCCAGCTGCACCCTCACGTTGGCGCACGCCTCGTCCACCAGGTCGATGGCCTTGTCCGGCAGGTGGCGGCCCATGATGTACCTCGCCGAGAGCTGCGCCGCGACGACGATGGCGCGGTCCTGGATGCGCACGCCGT
Coding sequences within it:
- the LOC125525232 gene encoding chaperone protein ClpB1 — protein: MNPDNFTHKTNEALVAAHEAASEAGHAQITPLHLAAALAADKSGILRQAVAGASGGNASAGDSFERVLAGALRKLPSQSPPPDSVPASTALIKAIRRAQSAQKKRGDSHLAVDQLLMGLLEDAQIADCLKEAGVSASRVRAELDKLRGGDNSRKVESASGDTTFQALKTYGRDLVEVAGKLDPVIGRDEEIRRVVRILSRRTKNNPVLIGEPGVGKTAVVEGLAQRVVRGDVPSNLLDVRLVALDMGALVAGAKYRGEFEERLKAVLKEVEEADGKVILFIDEIHLVLGAGRTEGSMDAANLFKPMLARGQLRCIGATTLEEYRKYVEKDAAFERRFQQVYVAEPSVADTISILRGLKEKYEGHHGVRIQDRAIVVAAQLSARYIMGRHLPDKAIDLVDEACANVRVQLDSQPEEIDNLERKRIQLEVELHALEKEKDKASKARLVEVRKELDDLRDKLQPLTMKYRKEKERIDEIRKLKQRREELQFTLQEAERRMDLARVADLKYGALQEIDAAIAKLEGETGENLMLTETVGPEQIAEVVSRWTGIPVTRLGQNDKERLVGMADRLHTRVVGQTEAVNAVAEAVLRSRAGLGRPQQPTGSFLFLGPTGVGKTELAKALAEQLFDDENLLVRIDMSEYMEQHSVARLIGAPPGYVGHEEGGQLTEQVRRRPYSVILFDEVEKAHVAVFNTLLQVLDDGRLTDGQGRTVDFRNTVIIMTSNLGAEHLLAGMVGKNSMKVARDLVMQEVRRHFRPELLNRLDEIVIFDPLSHEQLRKVARLQMKDVAVRLAERGVALAVTDAALDVILSLAYDPVYGARPIRRWIEKRVVTQLSKMLIQEEIDENCTVYIDAADKDELAYRVDRSGGLVNAETGQRSDILIQVPNGALGGGGGGEAAKAVKKMRVMEDGDEDGMDEDA